A single Leptidea sinapis chromosome 2, ilLepSina1.1, whole genome shotgun sequence DNA region contains:
- the LOC126975097 gene encoding zinc finger protein 239-like produces the protein MRKYIKQKTIKMCCGSLIFLLYVTVREAKTEGRTQEINEMEDNNCKINRKKVTDMTVTNCEEENDLEIIKLNFSTIKKQNVNVQKKDKIIHSDVKAHSCSICGKSFNLLHHLKAHMIIHTGEKPYSCLVCGKRFNHSSSFNKHNRIHSGEKLYSCQICGKGFNQSGNLQTHSIIHSGEKPYSCNTCGKRFMQSSNLNRHIRIHTGEKPYSCNLCGIRFCRSGQLKAHSVIHTGEKPYSCNICGTGFSEPGHLKTHTIMHTGRKPYSCNVCGKGFTESGFLNRHMKIHTGEKPYTCNVCGKSYSESAYLKVHATIHTGEKPYSCITCGKRFSQSSHLKQHNRLHTGEKPYSCDICSKSFNDSSNLRKHKKIHTAVMQLKM, from the coding sequence atgcgaaaatatattaaacaaaaaacaattaaaatgtgctGTGGctcgttaatttttttattatatgttacaGTTAGAGAAGCAAAAACAGAAGGAAGAACTCAAGAAATCAATGAAATGGAagacaataattgtaaaattaacaGAAAAAAAGTTACTGATATGACTGTGACTAATTGTgaagaagaaaatgatttaGAAATCATCAAACTCAATTTCTCGACGATTAAAAAGCAGAATGTAAACGTTCAAAAAAaggataaaattattcattcagATGTAAAAGCGCACTCGTGCAGTATATGTGGTAAAAGTTTCAATTTGTTACATCATTTGAAAGCGCATATGAtcatacatactggtgaaaagccgtaTTCGTGTTTGGTATGTGGCAAGAGATTCAATCATTCTAGCTcttttaataaacataatagaaTACATTCTGGTGAAAAGCTGTATTCGTGCCAAATATGTGGTAAGGGTTTCAATCAATCTGGTAATTTGCAGACACATTCCATAATACATTCTGGTGAAAAGCCGTATTCGTGTAATACTTGCGGTAAAAGATTTATGCAATCTAGCAATTTGAACCGACATATCAGAATACATACTGGCGAAAAGCCGTATTCGTGTAATTTATGTGGTATTCGTTTCTGTCGTTCTGGTCAGTTGAAAGCACATTCAGTAATACATACTGGTGAGAAGCCGTATTCTTGTAATATTTGTGGTACTGGTTTCAGTGAACCTGGTCATTTAAAGACACATACAATAATGCATACTGGCAGAAAGCCGTACTCGTGTAAtgtatgtggtaaaggtttcaCTGAATCTGGGTTTTTGAACAGACATATGAAAATACACACGGGTGAAAAGCCGTATACGTGTAatgtatgtggtaagagttATAGTGAATCTGCTTATTTAAAAGTACATGCGACAATACATACCGGTGAGAAGCCGTATTCATGTATTACTTGCGGTAAAAGATTTAGTCAATCTAGTCATTTAAAACAACATAATAGactacatactggtgaaaagccgtaTTCCTGTGATATATGTAGTAAGAGTTTCAACGATTCTAGTAATTTaaggaaacataaaaaaatacatacagctgTAATGCAGCTTAagatgtaa
- the LOC126974781 gene encoding zinc finger protein 239-like: protein MKEEIMHIPNTKLNSKRKNSLLKTIVPIQIQANNIKTVCGKNFDQSDELKTHNKIDVDEKLYSCNICGKSFTTSGNLKKHQMIHSGEKPDSCNICGKSFSSLSHLKTHIKIHTGDKQYTCKICGKSFIQYSNLKIHNRIHTGEKPYSCSICGKGFRQYGSFKTHCRIHSGEKPYSCYICGKRFSRSSYLTIHNTIHTGEKRYSCNICGKSFNGSGHLKTHRRIHTGERPYSCKVCGKRFNQSIDLKTHNRIHTGEKPYSCNICGKCFNQSNDLKTHNRIHTGEKPYSCSICGKSFNRSYHLQTHNRMHTGEKPYSCSICGKSFTRSSSLKVHTRKHPDEKT, encoded by the coding sequence atgaaagaaGAAATTATGCACATTCCAAATACAAAACTGAAtagtaaaagaaaaaatagcTTGCTTAAAACAATAGTACCGATACAAATCCaggcaaataatattaaaactgtaTGTGGTAAGAATTTCGATCAATCTGATGAGTTGAAGacacataataaaatagatGTTGATGAAAAGTTGTATTCATGTAACATTTGTGGTAAAAGTTTTACTACATCTGGTAATTTAAAGAAACATCAAATGATTCATTCAGGTGAAAAGCCGGACTCGTGCAACATATGTGGTAAAAGTTTCAGTTCGTTGAGTCATTTAAAGAcgcatattaaaatacataccggtgataagcAATATACATGTAAAATATGTGGTAAAAGTTTCATTCAATATAGTAACTTGAAGATACATAATAGAATTCATACTGGCGAAAAACCGTATTCATGTAGTATCTGTGGTAAGGGTTTTCGACAATATGGTAGTTTTAAGACTCATTGTAGAATTCATTCCGGTGAAAAGCCGTATTCGTGTTATATATGTGGTAAAAGATTCAGTCGATCTAGTTACTTAACGATACATAATACAATTCATACCGGTGAAAAGCGGTATTCTTGTAATATATGTGGCAAGAGTTTCAATGGGTCTGGTCATTTGAAGACGCATAGAAGAATTCATACTGGTGAAAGACCGTATTCCTGTAAAGTTTGTGGTAAGAGATTCAATCAATCTATTGATTTGAAAACacataatagaatacatactggagAAAAGCCTTATTCCTGTAATATTTGCGGTAAGTGTTTCAATCAATCAAATGATTTGAAAACACATAATAggatacatactggtgaaaagccgtaTTCATGTAGTATATGTGGTAAAAGTTTCAACAGATCTTACCATTTGCAAACACATAATAGAAtgcatactggtgaaaagccgtaTTCATGTAGcatttgtggtaagagtttcacgCGGTCAAGCAGTTTGAAAGTACACACTAGAAAACACCCTGATGAAAAGACttga